The Novosphingobium kaempferiae genome includes a window with the following:
- a CDS encoding winged helix DNA-binding protein: MENTDQLMRNRAKAIRLIGIANELLAMARELEIGESPSAILESLNVAGPPREGTKPTASQDHPIWVELARQTYEDRRRRTKIFRSEELFGEPAWDILLDLFIAAKERRRVSVTSACIGSAVPSTTALRWITILEKQGLLMREADPGDARRVYVKLSARGYAAMLEYFASASRSVVLLDDTVRESVAAR, translated from the coding sequence ATGGAGAACACCGACCAGTTGATGCGAAATCGTGCCAAGGCGATCCGCCTTATCGGCATTGCCAACGAATTACTTGCGATGGCGCGGGAACTGGAAATCGGAGAAAGCCCTTCCGCGATCCTCGAAAGCCTGAATGTCGCCGGTCCTCCAAGAGAGGGCACCAAGCCGACAGCCAGTCAGGACCATCCCATCTGGGTCGAACTTGCCCGGCAGACCTATGAGGATCGACGCCGCCGAACGAAGATCTTCCGCTCGGAAGAACTTTTTGGTGAACCGGCATGGGACATCCTGCTCGACCTGTTCATCGCCGCGAAGGAACGACGGCGTGTTTCGGTGACGAGCGCCTGCATCGGATCGGCCGTGCCGTCCACCACGGCGCTGCGGTGGATCACAATCCTCGAAAAGCAGGGCCTGCTGATGCGAGAGGCGGACCCCGGTGACGCCCGACGAGTCTACGTCAAGCTGAGCGCACGCGGCTATGCGGCAATGCTCGAATATTTTGCCTCGGCATCACGCTCGGTCGTGCTGCTCGACGATACGGTGCGGGAAAGCGTCGCAGCGCGGTGA
- the eno gene encoding phosphopyruvate hydratase: MTAIIDIHGREILDSRGNPTVEVDVLLEDGSFGRAAVPSGASTGAHEAVELRDGDKSRYLGKGVLKAVDAVNGEIAEALVGLDAEDQRDLDLAMIELDGTENKARLGANAILGTSLAAAKAAANARGLPLYSYVGGVSAHVLPVPMMNIINGGEHADNPIDFQEFMVMPVGASSLAEAVRWGAEIFHTLKTGLHEKGLATAVGDEGGFAPNLASTRDALDFIMASIEKAGFKAGTDIKLALDCASTEFFKNGKYEISGEGLSLDPVAFADYLADLTEAYPIISIEDGMSEDDFEGWKALTDKIGHKVQLVGDDLFVTNPKRLTMGIEKGLANSLLVKVNQIGSLTETLEAVSIANRNGYTAVMSHRSGETEDATIADLAVATNCGQIKTGSLARSDRLAKYNQLIRIEEELGKAARYAGLSAFGRLA, translated from the coding sequence ATGACCGCGATCATCGATATTCACGGCCGGGAAATTCTGGACAGCCGCGGTAACCCCACCGTCGAGGTGGACGTCCTGCTGGAAGACGGCAGCTTCGGCCGCGCCGCAGTGCCCTCGGGCGCCTCGACCGGCGCGCATGAAGCCGTCGAATTGCGCGACGGGGACAAGAGCCGCTATCTCGGCAAGGGCGTGCTGAAGGCCGTCGACGCGGTGAACGGCGAGATCGCCGAAGCGCTCGTCGGCCTCGACGCGGAGGACCAGCGCGACCTCGATCTTGCCATGATCGAGCTCGACGGCACCGAGAACAAGGCGCGCCTCGGCGCGAACGCGATCCTCGGCACGAGCCTCGCCGCTGCCAAGGCTGCAGCCAACGCACGCGGCCTGCCGCTCTACTCCTACGTCGGCGGCGTCTCCGCGCATGTCCTGCCGGTGCCGATGATGAACATCATCAACGGCGGCGAGCATGCCGACAACCCGATCGACTTCCAGGAATTCATGGTCATGCCGGTCGGCGCGTCGTCGCTGGCCGAAGCGGTGCGCTGGGGTGCGGAAATCTTCCACACGCTCAAGACGGGCCTGCACGAAAAGGGTCTGGCAACCGCAGTGGGCGACGAGGGCGGCTTCGCGCCGAACCTCGCCAGCACCCGCGATGCGCTGGACTTCATCATGGCCTCGATCGAGAAGGCCGGCTTCAAGGCGGGCACCGACATCAAGCTTGCGCTGGACTGCGCCTCGACCGAGTTCTTCAAGAACGGCAAGTACGAGATCAGCGGCGAGGGCCTGAGCCTCGATCCGGTCGCATTTGCCGATTACCTTGCCGATCTCACTGAAGCGTACCCGATCATCTCGATCGAGGACGGCATGAGCGAAGACGATTTCGAGGGCTGGAAGGCGCTGACCGACAAGATCGGCCATAAGGTCCAGCTGGTCGGCGACGATCTCTTCGTAACCAACCCGAAGCGTCTGACCATGGGCATCGAGAAGGGGCTCGCCAACTCGCTGCTGGTCAAGGTCAACCAGATCGGCTCGCTGACCGAAACGCTTGAGGCGGTCTCGATCGCCAACCGCAACGGTTATACCGCCGTCATGTCGCATCGTTCGGGTGAGACCGAGGATGCGACCATCGCCGACCTCGCGGTGGCCACCAACTGTGGTCAGATCAAGACCGGCTCGCTGGCCCGTTCGGACCGGCTTGCCAAGTACAACCAGCTCATCCGCATCGAGGAAGAGCTTGGCAAGGCTGCGCGCTATGCCGGCCTGAGCGCTTTCGGGCGCCTGGCGTAA
- a CDS encoding TetR/AcrR family transcriptional regulator has translation MTEKAVRRGRPGQADRRDVILAAAARRFAEFGFEATTVRQIADDVNILSGSLYHHFATKEEMLDSIVRDAALDQRERAVRIASADADAETRFVTLIAEELAALAGRIEAYAIIFNERKFFRRSPDFLYLMKARKEAFEAWRGVLDDGMAAGLFHPGIDSYLTISTILRMLNSGADWYRHEDGSPLDAMADYSLDALTTFYAGFALRSVRAPGRAGEPIPSALFSPALTPPR, from the coding sequence GTGACAGAGAAGGCGGTGAGACGAGGCAGGCCGGGACAGGCCGACCGCAGGGACGTCATACTGGCGGCGGCCGCGCGCCGCTTCGCCGAATTCGGGTTCGAGGCGACCACCGTCCGCCAGATCGCCGACGATGTGAACATTCTATCGGGAAGTCTCTACCACCACTTCGCGACCAAGGAGGAGATGCTCGACAGCATCGTTCGCGACGCCGCGCTCGACCAGCGCGAGCGGGCGGTGCGGATCGCGTCGGCGGATGCGGATGCCGAGACGCGGTTCGTGACCCTGATCGCCGAGGAGCTTGCCGCGCTGGCCGGTCGGATCGAGGCCTATGCGATCATCTTCAATGAGCGCAAGTTCTTCCGCCGCAGCCCCGATTTTCTCTATCTGATGAAGGCGCGCAAGGAAGCGTTCGAGGCGTGGCGCGGCGTGCTCGACGACGGGATGGCGGCCGGGCTGTTCCATCCCGGCATCGACAGCTACCTGACGATCTCCACCATCCTGCGCATGCTCAATTCCGGCGCCGACTGGTATCGGCATGAGGACGGTTCCCCGCTCGACGCGATGGCGGACTATTCGCTCGACGCGCTGACGACGTTCTATGCCGGGTTCGCGCTGCGCTCCGTGCGTGCGCCGGGGAGGGCGGGCGAGCCGATCCCGTCCGCCCTGTTCTCACCGGCGCTCACGCCTCCTCGCTGA
- the ribH gene encoding 6,7-dimethyl-8-ribityllumazine synthase, with product MARFLIVEARFYDHFNDMLIAGAKAALKATGHRADVITVPGALEIPAAISLADATGDYDGYVAIGVVIRGETYHFEIVAGESARGIMALTMDGIAIGNGILTVENEEQAVVRADSTQKDKGGEAAKAAVALYELKERFGA from the coding sequence ATGGCCCGTTTCCTCATCGTCGAGGCCCGCTTCTACGACCACTTCAACGACATGCTGATCGCAGGAGCCAAGGCGGCTCTCAAGGCCACCGGACACAGGGCAGACGTCATCACCGTGCCGGGCGCGCTGGAAATCCCCGCGGCAATCTCGCTTGCAGACGCGACCGGTGACTACGATGGCTACGTCGCAATCGGCGTGGTCATTCGCGGCGAGACCTACCATTTCGAGATCGTCGCCGGTGAAAGCGCACGTGGCATCATGGCGCTGACGATGGACGGCATCGCCATCGGCAACGGCATCCTGACGGTCGAGAACGAGGAACAGGCAGTGGTGCGCGCCGATTCCACACAAAAGGACAAGGGTGGCGAAGCTGCAAAGGCTGCGGTTGCGCTGTACGAACTCAAGGAACGCTTCGGCGCCTGA
- a CDS encoding YihY/virulence factor BrkB family protein yields the protein MNSVQGSTETPGFDDVPGADADAPWTMPRKAWVRVIKRVYAMIGFHELGLLSAGLAFYTFLALTPLIAATVMVYGLVADVDMVQEQMDSIVDVVPPDVARLLQEQLLRIISTNSGVTGLALVIALFFAVYGGMRAAGGMVSALNIINEERETRGFLALTMRTGGLTLAAILLALTGVLSGGVFAWLQTQTSVFLGGATQMTFKVLTWVAAIALGSSGFALIMRYGPDRRPAKWRWLAPGSLLATLLWLAVSFGFSLYVAYISDYNATYGSLSAIVVFLMWLFLSAYGVLLGALLNAEIERQTFCDTTVGPTRPAGERGAVLADLIDDNVPSARQLERRKHRRAEAERRRADGISEEA from the coding sequence ATGAATAGCGTGCAAGGCTCCACAGAGACACCCGGTTTCGACGATGTTCCGGGGGCCGACGCCGATGCTCCATGGACCATGCCCCGCAAGGCGTGGGTGCGCGTCATCAAGCGCGTCTATGCGATGATCGGCTTCCACGAACTCGGCCTGCTCTCGGCGGGCCTCGCGTTCTACACTTTCCTTGCGCTGACCCCGCTGATCGCGGCGACGGTGATGGTCTACGGCCTCGTCGCCGATGTCGACATGGTGCAGGAACAGATGGACAGCATCGTCGACGTCGTCCCGCCCGATGTCGCACGGCTGCTGCAGGAGCAGTTGCTGCGCATCATCTCCACCAACTCGGGCGTGACCGGGCTGGCGCTGGTGATCGCGCTGTTCTTCGCGGTCTATGGCGGGATGCGCGCCGCGGGCGGCATGGTGAGCGCGCTCAACATCATCAACGAAGAGCGCGAGACGCGCGGCTTCCTCGCGCTGACGATGCGCACGGGCGGGCTGACGCTGGCGGCGATCCTGCTGGCGCTGACCGGCGTGCTGTCAGGCGGCGTCTTCGCATGGCTCCAGACGCAGACGAGCGTGTTCCTCGGCGGCGCGACGCAGATGACCTTCAAGGTTCTGACCTGGGTCGCGGCGATCGCGCTGGGCAGTTCCGGCTTTGCGCTCATCATGCGCTATGGGCCTGACCGCCGCCCGGCGAAGTGGCGCTGGCTTGCTCCGGGCTCGCTGCTGGCGACGCTGCTGTGGCTGGCGGTTTCGTTCGGCTTCTCGCTCTACGTCGCCTACATCAGCGACTACAACGCGACTTACGGCTCGCTCTCGGCCATCGTCGTGTTCCTCATGTGGCTGTTCCTCTCGGCCTATGGCGTGCTGCTGGGCGCGCTGCTCAATGCCGAGATCGAGCGGCAGACCTTCTGCGACACCACGGTCGGCCCGACCCGCCCGGCCGGAGAACGCGGCGCGGTGCTGGCGGACCTCATCGACGACAACGTGCCATCGGCCCGCCAGCTCGAACGCCGCAAGCACCGCCGGGCCGAAGCCGAACGGCGCCGCGCGGACGGGATCAGCGAGGAGGCGTGA
- the ribB gene encoding 3,4-dihydroxy-2-butanone-4-phosphate synthase — protein MATDVIDKVRKLVTEGGMSKSSLARAAGLHANTLRDCTEADWNPTADTLGKLERVLFANDDREVLVPIEEIIDEARNGRMFILVDDEDRENEGDLIIPAQMATPAAINFMATHGRGLICLALTSQRVDELGLNPMSAKNGTRHETAFTVSIEAREGVTTGISAGDRARTISVAIDGTKSRDDIVTPGHVFPLRARDGGVLVRTGHTEAAVDISRLAGLNPSGVICEVMKEDGTMARMDDLVGFARMHDLKIGTIRDLIAYRRRHDRMIEKRNELSFHSRHGGDWVARSYFNRATGDETVALVKGRIDPTKPTLVRMHTLSLFADIFGETTGDRTDLLQQSMNLIAEEGTGVIVVINRPMNRLMSRVMDIKQEFRNGGTPDLEELRDYGVGAQILAELGIHDMVLLTNTHHSLVALEGYGLNIVGERPILAPNEDAN, from the coding sequence ATGGCAACCGATGTGATCGACAAGGTCCGCAAGCTCGTAACCGAGGGCGGAATGAGCAAATCCAGCCTCGCCCGAGCGGCCGGCCTTCACGCCAACACCCTGCGTGACTGCACGGAAGCCGACTGGAATCCGACTGCCGACACTCTCGGCAAGCTCGAACGGGTCCTGTTCGCCAACGATGACCGCGAAGTCCTGGTCCCGATCGAGGAGATCATCGACGAGGCGCGCAACGGCCGCATGTTCATCCTCGTCGACGACGAGGACCGCGAGAACGAGGGCGATCTCATCATCCCCGCCCAGATGGCGACGCCCGCTGCCATCAATTTCATGGCGACGCACGGACGCGGCCTGATCTGCCTCGCTCTCACCAGCCAGCGCGTTGACGAACTAGGCCTCAACCCGATGAGCGCCAAGAACGGCACCCGGCACGAAACCGCCTTCACCGTCTCGATCGAAGCGCGCGAGGGCGTCACCACCGGCATTTCCGCTGGAGACCGCGCCCGCACCATCTCCGTCGCCATCGACGGCACCAAGAGCCGCGACGACATCGTGACGCCCGGCCACGTCTTCCCCTTGCGCGCCCGCGACGGCGGCGTACTGGTCCGCACCGGCCATACCGAAGCTGCGGTGGACATCTCGCGCCTCGCCGGCCTGAACCCCTCCGGCGTGATCTGCGAGGTCATGAAGGAAGACGGCACCATGGCCCGCATGGACGACCTCGTCGGCTTCGCCCGCATGCATGACCTCAAGATCGGCACGATCCGCGATCTAATTGCCTATCGCCGCCGTCACGATCGCATGATCGAGAAGCGCAACGAACTGTCCTTCCATTCCCGCCACGGCGGCGACTGGGTTGCCCGCTCCTACTTCAACCGCGCCACCGGTGATGAAACCGTGGCTCTGGTGAAGGGCCGGATCGACCCGACCAAGCCGACGCTGGTTCGCATGCACACGCTGTCGCTCTTCGCCGACATCTTCGGCGAGACCACCGGCGACCGTACCGACCTGCTTCAACAGTCGATGAACCTCATCGCCGAGGAAGGAACCGGCGTCATCGTCGTCATCAACCGGCCCATGAACAGGTTGATGTCGCGAGTGATGGACATCAAGCAGGAGTTCCGCAATGGCGGCACACCGGACCTTGAGGAACTGCGCGACTATGGCGTCGGCGCCCAGATTCTTGCAGAACTGGGCATCCACGACATGGTACTGCTGACCAACACGCACCACTCGCTGGTCGCGCTCGAAGGATACGGACTGAACATCGTCGGCGAGCGGCCTATCCTCGCTCCCAACGAAGATGCGAACTGA
- a CDS encoding coniferyl-alcohol dehydrogenase: MSDVLGYQGKRVIVSGCFSGMGEAAARLLVSLGAEVHGFDFKESAVPMASFTQIDLRDPASLEAAVAGVGGRVDALFNCAGMPGGGGFPPMDTMKVNFLGTRHLTEQVIPLMGSKGAIVSIASTGGLGWSRRIPVHMQLLATQGFQAGLDWCEANMDQVGEGYAFSKEAVIVWTQFMGAKLIKQGIRINCSLPSPTQTPMMATFHAVSGKEVVDAAAEPLGRYTTPEEQAGPLVLVNSDLAGVVNGVVLPVDGGFMGGLATGQVDITKMMAKKQDA, translated from the coding sequence ATGAGTGATGTTCTCGGCTATCAGGGCAAGCGCGTGATCGTCAGCGGCTGCTTCTCCGGCATGGGCGAGGCAGCGGCGCGCCTGCTCGTCTCGCTGGGCGCGGAAGTCCACGGTTTCGACTTCAAGGAAAGCGCCGTGCCGATGGCCTCGTTCACGCAGATCGACCTGCGCGATCCGGCCAGTCTGGAGGCCGCCGTGGCCGGTGTCGGCGGCAGGGTGGATGCCCTTTTCAACTGCGCGGGAATGCCCGGCGGCGGCGGTTTTCCGCCGATGGACACGATGAAGGTGAACTTCCTCGGCACCCGCCACCTGACCGAGCAGGTGATCCCGCTGATGGGCAGCAAGGGCGCTATCGTCTCCATCGCCTCCACCGGCGGCCTCGGCTGGAGCCGCCGCATCCCTGTCCACATGCAACTCCTTGCAACACAAGGATTCCAGGCCGGTCTGGACTGGTGCGAGGCGAACATGGACCAGGTCGGCGAGGGCTACGCCTTCTCCAAGGAAGCCGTGATCGTCTGGACGCAGTTCATGGGCGCAAAGCTGATCAAGCAAGGCATCCGCATCAACTGCTCGCTCCCCTCGCCCACGCAAACCCCGATGATGGCGACCTTCCACGCTGTATCAGGCAAGGAAGTCGTTGATGCGGCAGCAGAACCCCTCGGCCGCTACACCACGCCGGAAGAACAGGCCGGGCCGCTGGTCCTCGTCAATTCGGATCTCGCGGGCGTGGTCAATGGCGTGGTCCTGCCGGTAGACGGCGGCTTCATGGGCGGCCTCGCCACCGGGCAGGTCGACATCACCAAGATGATGGCCAAGAAGCAGGACGCCTGA
- a CDS encoding phage holin family protein has protein sequence MDMQDTAPNLAPGVEEADTLSLAKDLRQLADEAKTFAQAEFAFQKSRAAYVGAETRSIALLLVVAVVLLFFAVMAFVIGTVIALGPLLGLWGAMAAVTLALVLIAGFSAWSARARLKRMMAIIGSRD, from the coding sequence ATGGACATGCAGGACACCGCACCGAACCTCGCGCCCGGCGTCGAGGAGGCCGATACTCTGTCGCTGGCGAAGGATCTGCGCCAGTTGGCGGATGAAGCGAAGACATTTGCCCAGGCAGAATTCGCCTTTCAGAAATCCCGCGCCGCCTATGTCGGCGCGGAAACCCGCTCGATCGCCCTGCTGCTTGTCGTTGCGGTGGTCCTGCTTTTCTTTGCGGTGATGGCCTTCGTCATCGGCACGGTCATTGCTCTGGGTCCGTTGCTTGGACTGTGGGGAGCGATGGCGGCGGTTACGCTTGCGCTGGTACTGATTGCAGGGTTCAGCGCATGGAGCGCACGCGCGCGGCTCAAGAGGATGATGGCGATCATCGGCAGCAGGGATTGA
- a CDS encoding crotonase/enoyl-CoA hydratase family protein yields MSDAVLYEIDEDGIVLLTLNRPELRNPISDAEVIEALLAALARLETDPKARVAILTGAGKGFSSGGNINEMKPGGNLNSGSPAATRLAYKRGIQRLPLAFAALEVPVIAAVNGAAMGAGCDLTCMCDLRIAGESAKFAESFVKLGLIAGDGGSWLLPRVVGWSKAAEMALTGDAIDAAEALACGLVSRVVPDADLLDAARTLARRIAANPPHAVRMTKRLLWEGRKADLPTLLEMASAMQAAAHATADHEEAVAAFLEKRQPQFKGS; encoded by the coding sequence ATGAGCGACGCGGTACTCTATGAAATCGACGAGGACGGCATCGTCCTCCTGACGCTCAACCGCCCGGAACTGCGCAATCCCATCTCCGACGCCGAGGTGATCGAGGCACTTCTCGCCGCCCTCGCCCGGCTGGAAACGGACCCGAAGGCGCGCGTCGCCATCCTGACCGGGGCGGGCAAAGGGTTCTCCTCCGGCGGCAACATCAACGAGATGAAGCCCGGCGGAAATCTCAACTCCGGCTCCCCCGCCGCGACCCGCCTTGCCTATAAGCGCGGCATCCAGCGCCTCCCCCTCGCCTTCGCGGCGCTGGAAGTGCCGGTGATCGCCGCAGTCAATGGCGCCGCGATGGGCGCGGGCTGCGATCTCACCTGCATGTGCGACCTGCGCATCGCCGGGGAGAGCGCGAAATTCGCGGAGAGCTTCGTCAAGCTGGGGCTCATCGCCGGAGACGGTGGTTCGTGGCTCCTTCCCCGTGTGGTCGGCTGGTCCAAGGCGGCCGAAATGGCCCTCACCGGCGACGCCATCGACGCCGCAGAAGCCCTCGCCTGCGGCCTCGTCAGCCGCGTGGTGCCCGACGCCGACCTGCTCGATGCCGCCCGCACCCTCGCCCGCCGCATCGCCGCCAATCCGCCTCACGCCGTGCGCATGACCAAGCGCCTGCTGTGGGAGGGCCGGAAGGCGGATCTGCCGACGCTCCTCGAAATGGCCTCGGCCATGCAGGCCGCTGCGCACGCGACCGCCGACCACGAAGAGGCGGTCGCGGCGTTTCTCGAAAAGCGACAGCCGCAATTCAAAGGCTCTTGA
- a CDS encoding autotransporter assembly complex protein TamA: MFRLIDYRKDRSPSLRDGCATGALALALALAVTMPAGQALAQDKTGVESEQTSPDRTASDQTAGTQAEQAADLEAGQVPVPPLPEGSTLPEVKPIIPDGEFNSSIPGLDAGDDPELDKPLESIEAFERRMATQQSGAKPTEGQTAPAGDPALADGDTVEEVGDAPIRDAELTAPLPPIDQFEVTPVKIAEDSANGEKDVEVRYRIDIRGLDLADKETETDLEAQFNSFSALKKGDGKAANTAMIAARLTEDSQLMQTVLASEGWYSSRVRTRMEPSSDPADNTLTAVVRVNPGKRYVFSDIVVKADPTVPPTLIADNFPLKVGEPIVAERVQGAEARVAVALPENGYAFAEVGQRDILIDQDEGNGVYTLPVSVGPRGRFGGFTTDGDLAFDADHVQVLARFKRGELYDSRKVDDLRKALVATSLFSTVTVEPQKTGEATTEGDGTEYVTMHVKQDAGPPRTIAGSIGYAAGEGITTQATWTHRNMFPPEGALIAHAIAGTRQQGAGVTFRRSNAGKRDRTFELVAEVFHNDYDAYSAYTGRIAARIARDSTPIWQKRYTYAFGVEMLGTAETDYNANTGGRTRRTYYVAGLNGQVGFDTSDDLLNPTKGYRMTALVQPEATVRGGFDPYVRARFDASTYYPFSDSFVLAGRIRLGTIQGAGLFDIAPSRRLYAGGGGSVRGYAYQALGEQAPDRNPVGGRSLNEASVEARYRFGNYGVVAFVDAGQAYRETMPQFNDLRYGVGVGGRFYTNFGPMRLDVATPINRRPGESRFNIYVSIGQAF; this comes from the coding sequence ATGTTCAGGCTAATCGACTACCGCAAGGATCGTTCCCCATCCCTGCGAGATGGATGTGCCACCGGAGCTCTGGCGCTGGCCCTCGCGCTGGCCGTGACGATGCCCGCCGGACAGGCGCTGGCGCAGGACAAGACCGGTGTGGAAAGCGAGCAGACCTCGCCTGACAGGACCGCTTCCGACCAGACGGCAGGCACGCAGGCCGAACAGGCTGCCGACCTCGAAGCAGGGCAGGTTCCCGTGCCGCCATTGCCGGAAGGCTCGACCTTGCCCGAGGTCAAGCCGATCATCCCTGACGGCGAATTCAATTCCTCGATCCCCGGCCTCGATGCCGGGGACGATCCCGAACTCGACAAGCCGCTCGAATCGATCGAGGCGTTCGAACGGCGCATGGCCACGCAGCAGTCCGGCGCGAAGCCGACCGAGGGGCAGACGGCCCCTGCGGGCGATCCCGCGCTGGCCGACGGCGATACGGTGGAGGAAGTGGGCGATGCCCCGATCCGCGATGCCGAACTGACCGCGCCGCTGCCGCCGATCGACCAGTTCGAGGTCACGCCGGTCAAGATCGCCGAAGATTCGGCCAATGGCGAGAAAGACGTCGAGGTCCGCTACCGCATCGACATCCGCGGCCTCGACCTTGCGGACAAGGAAACCGAGACGGACCTCGAAGCCCAGTTCAATTCCTTCTCCGCTCTGAAGAAGGGCGACGGCAAGGCCGCCAACACCGCGATGATCGCGGCGCGACTGACCGAGGACAGCCAGCTCATGCAAACCGTGCTGGCCTCCGAAGGCTGGTACAGTTCGCGCGTCCGCACGCGCATGGAGCCGTCGAGCGATCCGGCGGACAACACGCTGACCGCCGTCGTCCGGGTCAATCCGGGCAAGCGCTACGTCTTCTCCGATATCGTCGTGAAGGCCGACCCCACCGTGCCGCCGACGCTGATCGCGGACAATTTCCCGCTCAAGGTGGGCGAACCCATCGTGGCGGAGCGCGTGCAGGGCGCCGAGGCCCGCGTCGCGGTCGCGCTGCCGGAGAACGGCTACGCCTTCGCGGAAGTGGGCCAGCGCGACATCCTGATCGATCAGGACGAAGGCAACGGCGTCTATACCCTGCCGGTCAGCGTCGGCCCGCGCGGGCGCTTCGGCGGGTTCACCACCGATGGCGATCTCGCCTTCGATGCCGATCATGTGCAGGTGCTCGCGCGGTTCAAGCGCGGCGAACTCTACGACAGCCGCAAGGTGGACGATCTGCGCAAGGCGCTGGTCGCGACCAGCCTGTTCTCCACCGTCACGGTCGAGCCGCAGAAGACCGGCGAGGCGACGACCGAAGGCGACGGCACCGAATACGTGACGATGCACGTCAAGCAGGACGCCGGGCCGCCGCGCACCATCGCGGGCTCGATCGGCTATGCTGCGGGTGAGGGCATCACCACGCAGGCGACCTGGACTCACCGCAACATGTTCCCGCCGGAAGGCGCGCTGATCGCCCATGCCATCGCGGGTACGCGCCAGCAGGGCGCGGGCGTCACGTTCCGCCGCTCCAACGCGGGCAAGCGCGACCGCACCTTCGAACTCGTGGCCGAAGTGTTCCACAACGACTACGATGCCTACAGCGCCTACACCGGCCGTATCGCCGCGCGCATCGCGCGGGATTCCACACCGATCTGGCAGAAGCGCTACACTTACGCGTTCGGTGTCGAGATGCTGGGCACGGCGGAAACCGACTACAACGCGAACACCGGCGGGCGCACGCGGCGCACCTACTACGTCGCGGGCCTCAACGGGCAGGTCGGGTTCGACACTTCGGACGATCTGCTCAACCCGACCAAGGGCTATCGCATGACCGCGCTGGTCCAGCCGGAAGCGACCGTGCGCGGCGGATTCGATCCTTACGTGCGCGCCCGGTTCGACGCCTCGACCTACTATCCGTTCAGCGACAGCTTCGTGCTGGCCGGGCGCATCCGACTGGGCACGATCCAGGGCGCGGGGCTGTTCGATATCGCGCCGTCGCGCAGGCTCTACGCGGGCGGCGGCGGCTCGGTGCGCGGCTATGCCTATCAAGCGCTGGGCGAGCAGGCGCCCGACCGTAACCCGGTCGGCGGCCGCAGCCTCAACGAAGCTTCGGTCGAGGCGCGCTATCGCTTCGGCAACTACGGCGTCGTCGCCTTCGTCGATGCGGGTCAGGCCTATCGCGAGACGATGCCGCAGTTCAACGACCTGCGCTACGGCGTCGGCGTCGGCGGTCGCTTCTACACCAACTTCGGCCCGATGCGCCTCGACGTGGCGACGCCGATCAATCGCCGACCGGGCGAATCGAGGTTCAACATCTACGTATCGATCGGGCAGGCGTTCTGA